From Companilactobacillus heilongjiangensis, one genomic window encodes:
- a CDS encoding EAL domain-containing protein has protein sequence MKNFYRFFIQPQIATKTNSIIGYELLMKQYTNKGWRIPESFSDIDSNIVANLLVRTTKTLSTKVNQLSININRDQLMTTSISNALVQSQKQLYPTRLIVELTEDNNSKTYTHEEILSHMKIFWENNIQVSLDDVGSGLNQYDDIQQLLPFASELKFALQNFPNKLVDPEIQNKIHFWRAMSMEYNLRLVLEGIENQNDDQLSDKLGIIFKQGYYFGKPRLLKLPEDHCPQSA, from the coding sequence TTGAAAAATTTTTATCGTTTTTTTATTCAGCCTCAAATAGCTACAAAAACTAATTCAATCATTGGTTATGAACTATTAATGAAGCAATATACGAATAAAGGCTGGCGTATTCCTGAATCTTTTTCGGATATTGATTCTAATATTGTTGCCAATTTACTTGTTCGTACTACAAAAACTTTATCTACAAAAGTCAATCAACTCTCAATTAACATTAATCGAGACCAATTGATGACCACCTCGATTTCCAATGCCCTCGTTCAAAGTCAAAAACAGCTTTATCCCACTAGACTAATCGTTGAATTGACAGAAGATAACAACTCAAAAACTTACACGCATGAAGAAATCCTGTCTCATATGAAAATTTTTTGGGAGAACAATATTCAAGTTTCACTCGATGATGTTGGCTCTGGCTTAAATCAATATGACGATATTCAACAATTATTGCCGTTTGCCTCAGAACTAAAATTTGCTCTACAAAACTTTCCCAATAAATTAGTCGACCCTGAGATACAAAATAAGATCCACTTTTGGCGTGCTATGAGTATGGAATATAATCTACGCTTAGTATTGGAAGGTATTGAAAATCAAAACGATGATCAATTGAGTGATAAATTAGGCATCATTTTCAAACAAGGTTATTATTTTGGTAAACCTCGTCTATTGAAGCTACCTGAAGACCATTGTCCACAATCAGCTTAG
- a CDS encoding alpha/beta hydrolase has translation MRLKKYLKVILLVTVGVVLVADIGAGAYMFNYAFSKSGYASKAAGPLQKNDRWLLKQKQDIWEQTTKDNLKLKARYLPATEKTDKTVVVVHGYGSASKYMGSSVKMFHEAGYNVLVPDNRSFGMSQGKYAGYGWKDRKDMNNWIKMINQKFGSKSQIGLYGVSMGASTVMYTLGEKPKNVKFAVEDCGYSTISGELDYQLKEMFGLPSFPIVPTASLFADALAGYNFYQASTRNTLKKSKVPLYVIHGSKDTFVPTKNAYQNYDYAKGPKKLWIVKGAAHAGSMKVAGDKYKVNVLDFAKEYFK, from the coding sequence ATGCGATTAAAAAAATATCTTAAAGTAATTCTTTTAGTAACAGTCGGGGTAGTATTGGTTGCCGATATCGGTGCCGGTGCTTACATGTTCAATTATGCTTTCAGTAAAAGTGGTTATGCTAGTAAGGCAGCTGGTCCATTGCAAAAAAATGACCGTTGGCTTCTCAAGCAAAAGCAAGATATTTGGGAACAAACTACAAAAGATAATTTGAAGTTAAAAGCCAGATATTTGCCGGCTACAGAAAAAACTGACAAGACTGTTGTCGTCGTTCACGGCTATGGCAGTGCAAGTAAGTACATGGGTTCATCTGTGAAGATGTTTCATGAAGCTGGGTACAACGTTTTAGTACCCGATAATCGTTCTTTTGGCATGAGTCAGGGTAAGTACGCTGGCTATGGCTGGAAAGACCGTAAGGACATGAATAATTGGATCAAGATGATCAACCAAAAGTTCGGTTCAAAGTCTCAGATTGGCCTTTACGGGGTCAGTATGGGAGCTTCTACCGTGATGTATACCTTAGGTGAGAAACCTAAGAATGTTAAATTTGCAGTCGAAGACTGTGGTTATTCAACTATTTCTGGTGAATTGGATTACCAGTTAAAAGAAATGTTTGGTTTACCTAGTTTTCCTATCGTACCAACAGCAAGTCTTTTCGCCGATGCATTGGCGGGATACAACTTCTACCAAGCTAGTACTCGAAACACCTTGAAAAAGAGCAAGGTGCCGCTTTACGTAATCCATGGTTCAAAGGATACATTTGTTCCGACAAAGAATGCCTATCAAAACTATGATTATGCTAAAGGTCCCAAGAAATTGTGGATTGTTAAGGGTGCAGCTCATGCGGGTTCAATGAAGGTCGCTGGCGATAAATACAAAGTTAACGTGCTTGATTTTGCTAAAGAATATTTTAAATAG
- the pnuC gene encoding nicotinamide riboside transporter PnuC: MSIFDPRWYVEQMKHWSFRSYMLLMFGLGAITASTVSHAITPIAIWTWLAAVLGFTCTIAITNAKPLNGVLGLVSALIYIFVAINAKNFSDVVLQLSYIVLLDIPVLISPQWAKDAEKHIHGLTGMKWLNTVAFFLVSWGLLYLMDTHLFISPRPITDSVAAAIGFTGALLCTLRFREQYYFWTAQGIMSIVLWGITATQGDASPVMFLTYIMYFMNDMIAFFDSHIHWFHKDASANRARDEKISQENA, encoded by the coding sequence ATGAGTATTTTCGATCCAAGATGGTATGTTGAACAAATGAAACACTGGAGTTTCAGAAGTTACATGCTATTAATGTTTGGCTTGGGGGCCATCACAGCATCAACCGTATCACACGCAATTACACCCATCGCAATTTGGACATGGTTAGCTGCCGTGTTAGGTTTCACATGTACTATCGCTATTACCAACGCTAAGCCACTTAACGGTGTATTAGGATTAGTTTCAGCACTTATTTATATCTTTGTTGCTATCAATGCTAAGAACTTCTCAGACGTTGTTCTACAACTTAGTTACATCGTTCTTTTGGATATTCCAGTTTTGATCAGTCCACAATGGGCCAAGGATGCTGAAAAGCATATTCATGGTTTAACTGGTATGAAATGGCTTAATACAGTCGCATTCTTCTTAGTTTCATGGGGATTACTATACTTGATGGATACACATTTGTTCATCAGTCCTCGTCCTATTACTGATTCCGTTGCTGCAGCTATTGGTTTCACAGGTGCTTTGTTATGTACATTGCGTTTCCGTGAACAATATTATTTCTGGACAGCTCAAGGTATCATGTCAATCGTTCTTTGGGGAATTACAGCTACACAAGGTGATGCTAGTCCCGTTATGTTCTTGACATACATTATGTATTTCATGAACGATATGATTGCATTCTTTGATTCACATATTCACTGGTTCCACAAAGATGCCAGTGCTAACCGTGCTCGTGATGAAAAGATTTCTCAAGAGAACGCTTAG
- a CDS encoding peroxiredoxin — MNYINKEIPDFKLEAYQKGELKEVSKSDLLGKWSVIFFYPADFSFVCPTELSDLQDSYKDFQAANAEIYSVSVDSQFSHMSWAETTDTIGKIEYPMLSDQKHQLTDFFNILDEESGQAYRGVFIVNPEGIIKSYTINAMGIGRNAQEILRTLQAAQFVAENGDKVCPANWHPGEKTLKPGADLVGKI; from the coding sequence ATGAACTATATTAATAAAGAAATACCAGACTTTAAATTAGAGGCATATCAAAAGGGCGAGCTGAAAGAAGTCAGCAAGTCAGATTTACTCGGTAAATGGTCAGTTATCTTCTTTTATCCTGCTGATTTTTCATTCGTTTGTCCTACAGAATTAAGTGACTTGCAAGATTCATACAAAGATTTTCAAGCTGCTAACGCCGAAATTTATTCAGTTTCCGTCGATAGCCAATTTTCACACATGTCATGGGCTGAGACGACTGACACAATTGGTAAGATTGAATATCCAATGTTGTCTGATCAAAAACATCAATTAACTGATTTCTTCAATATTCTAGATGAAGAGAGCGGTCAAGCATATCGAGGAGTCTTTATCGTTAATCCTGAGGGCATTATTAAGTCCTACACGATTAATGCTATGGGTATCGGTAGAAATGCTCAAGAAATCCTTAGAACTCTACAAGCAGCTCAATTTGTTGCTGAGAATGGCGACAAGGTCTGTCCTGCAAATTGGCATCCCGGGGAAAAGACTTTAAAACCTGGTGCTGATTTAGTTGGTAAAATTTAA
- a CDS encoding HD domain-containing protein has product MTNEAQLAAIKKFSFDKMSGDATGHNFDHIQRVIKTAKRILQTEDADPLITLAAAYLHDVADDKLVDDPAALEHEIKEFLLSIDFSEEQVDEVLYIIHNLSFSKSLSKNPPKLSLAGQIVQDSDRLDAIGAIGIIRAIYYGGAHAETIYDPTIEPRQSMNKAEYRNLNNETIINHFYEKLLKLTAMMNTPTAKKIAEKRHQYMLDFLDEFKAEWDAEK; this is encoded by the coding sequence ATGACAAATGAAGCACAATTAGCTGCTATTAAGAAGTTTTCTTTCGATAAAATGTCTGGAGATGCTACTGGACATAACTTCGACCATATTCAACGGGTTATTAAAACTGCTAAACGGATTTTGCAAACTGAAGATGCTGATCCATTGATCACTCTGGCTGCAGCCTACTTACATGACGTTGCTGATGATAAATTGGTTGATGATCCTGCTGCTTTAGAACACGAAATTAAAGAGTTTTTATTAAGTATCGACTTTTCTGAAGAACAAGTTGATGAGGTGCTCTACATCATCCACAACCTATCCTTCAGTAAATCGCTGTCGAAGAATCCTCCTAAATTGTCTTTAGCTGGTCAAATCGTTCAAGATTCAGACCGTTTGGATGCTATTGGAGCGATTGGGATTATTCGGGCCATTTACTACGGTGGTGCTCATGCGGAAACTATTTACGACCCCACTATCGAACCACGTCAATCGATGAATAAAGCTGAATACCGTAATTTAAATAATGAAACAATTATCAATCACTTTTACGAGAAATTATTGAAATTAACTGCTATGATGAATACCCCTACTGCTAAAAAGATTGCTGAGAAACGTCACCAATATATGTTGGACTTTCTCGACGAGTTTAAAGCTGAGTGGGATGCAGAAAAATAA
- a CDS encoding phosphatidylglycerophosphatase A family protein: MVSYEEQDKQYYEHILRNLKDRGVELKDIAEIVIFLEKDYVAGLNEEVSIYAINKVLHKREAQNAIMTGIELDVLAEKGLLSAPMQRIMQTDESTYGIDENMAITLASLYGSVSVTNYGYVDKLKHGILGKLNDKSTGKINVFLDDLVGAIAAAACGWLAHNEREVDKLLNK; encoded by the coding sequence TTGGTATCATATGAAGAACAAGATAAACAATATTATGAACACATTCTCAGAAACCTTAAGGACCGTGGCGTTGAGCTAAAAGACATCGCGGAAATCGTCATTTTTTTGGAAAAGGATTACGTTGCTGGCTTAAATGAGGAAGTTTCAATCTATGCCATCAACAAAGTCCTTCACAAACGTGAAGCTCAAAATGCTATTATGACCGGAATTGAATTGGATGTTTTGGCTGAAAAAGGTCTCTTGTCAGCTCCAATGCAACGTATTATGCAAACTGATGAATCAACTTATGGTATTGATGAAAATATGGCGATCACTTTGGCCAGCCTCTATGGTTCAGTTTCCGTCACCAATTATGGTTACGTTGATAAATTGAAGCATGGTATTCTTGGCAAACTAAATGACAAATCAACCGGTAAAATCAATGTTTTCTTGGATGATTTAGTTGGTGCTATCGCTGCCGCCGCCTGTGGTTGGTTAGCTCACAACGAACGTGAAGTTGATAAATTACTAAATAAATAA